In Duganella zoogloeoides, a single genomic region encodes these proteins:
- a CDS encoding MarR family winged helix-turn-helix transcriptional regulator — MSAQRARPRLVFLLNRAQRALQRWVETRPQAWDGASSAQAGLLFFLASRNQATVGEIATALAVAPAAVTNLSKRMEAALLVERVSDARDGRLTRLQLTAAGAQASVQAGAVLKELNVRLADGFSAAELDTVARWLAHVAQLEASGEV; from the coding sequence ATGAGCGCGCAGCGCGCCAGGCCGCGCCTGGTGTTCCTGCTCAACCGCGCGCAGCGCGCCTTGCAGCGTTGGGTCGAGACACGGCCGCAGGCGTGGGACGGTGCCAGTTCGGCGCAGGCGGGCTTGCTGTTCTTCCTGGCCTCGCGCAACCAGGCCACGGTGGGCGAGATTGCGACCGCGCTGGCCGTGGCGCCGGCGGCAGTGACCAACCTGTCCAAGCGCATGGAAGCGGCTTTGCTGGTGGAGCGCGTGAGCGATGCGCGCGATGGCCGGCTCACGCGCCTGCAACTGACTGCCGCCGGCGCGCAAGCCAGCGTGCAGGCCGGCGCCGTGCTCAAGGAACTCAATGTGCGGCTGGCGGACGGCTTCTCCGCAGCCGAACTGGACACCGTGGCCCGCTGGCTGGCTCACGTTGCGCAGCTCGAGGCATCAGGCGAAGTTTGA
- a CDS encoding alpha/beta hydrolase family protein produces the protein MESVIIVLPNRQTIAASVWTSTAPVAVVLIHPGTGIAQRYYEPFARHLAAAGFHVVTYDYRGIGRSRPASLRGMDITMADWLEDDVGAVTRWAAARFAELPLLAVGHSLGGHALALNSTTNLLHGAVLVASHAGVTATVTGLAERLRIGLVMRVLTPLLTTIYGYMPARKLGLGEDLPAGVMRQWSRWTALPRYFFDDPAMDAQARMARVRTPLLVLGFADDPWANPHAIGMLVAPLVNASVARRQIAPRDAGLAAIGHMGFFRQRVGALLWPRVVDWLRDKATAPKEAS, from the coding sequence ATGGAATCCGTCATCATCGTCCTGCCCAACCGGCAAACCATCGCCGCCAGCGTGTGGACCAGCACCGCGCCTGTCGCCGTGGTGCTGATTCACCCCGGCACCGGCATCGCCCAGCGCTATTACGAGCCGTTCGCGCGCCACCTGGCCGCAGCCGGCTTTCACGTGGTGACCTACGACTATCGCGGCATCGGCCGTTCGCGCCCGGCCAGTCTGCGGGGCATGGACATCACCATGGCCGACTGGCTCGAGGATGACGTGGGCGCCGTCACGCGCTGGGCCGCCGCGCGGTTTGCTGAACTGCCGCTGCTGGCTGTGGGCCACAGCCTGGGCGGCCACGCGCTGGCCCTGAACAGCACGACAAACCTGCTGCACGGCGCGGTGCTGGTGGCCTCCCACGCGGGCGTGACGGCCACCGTGACCGGGCTGGCCGAGCGGTTGCGCATCGGGCTCGTGATGCGGGTGCTTACGCCTCTGCTCACCACCATTTACGGTTATATGCCCGCGCGCAAACTGGGACTGGGCGAGGATCTGCCCGCCGGCGTGATGCGCCAATGGAGCCGCTGGACTGCGCTGCCCCGCTATTTTTTCGACGACCCGGCAATGGATGCGCAGGCGCGCATGGCGCGCGTGCGCACTCCGCTGCTGGTGCTGGGCTTTGCGGACGATCCGTGGGCCAATCCGCATGCCATCGGCATGCTGGTGGCGCCGCTGGTCAATGCCAGCGTGGCGCGGCGCCAGATCGCGCCACGCGATGCCGGCCTGGCCGCCATCGGTCACATGGGGTTTTTCCGCCAGCGCGTCGGCGCGCTGCTGTGGCCACGGGTCGTGGACTGGCTGCGCGACAAGGCGACCGCGCCGAAGGAAGCGTCATGA
- a CDS encoding TonB-dependent receptor, whose amino-acid sequence MKTTPRIPHPLRLLPAMLLAALPALAHAIADDNQPVQPVQQIEVSASLIPLGVADSANQGTVTAKQLENRPLLRTGELLEAVPGLIVTQHAGDGKANQYFARGFNLDHGTDFRTTVMGMPVNLPTNAHGQGYSDLNFVIPELISTIQYKKGTYYAEEGDFSAAGAAAFDYVKQLDQGLLSVEAGQHRFHRALVANSTPLAGGALLYALERAGQDGPWDTPEDYQRTNGVLSYSWSRGDDDVRVTAMGMHSSWNSTDQVPQRALDAGLIGRYGALDPSDGGETSRYSLSGDWTRQYADGHGHVGAYFIKSRLDLYSNFTYVLDDPEHGDQYQQAESRQILGLNAERTWQHKLGPFASETAIGVQLRQDRLSPVGLYLSEQKRRLSTVREDEVKERSGALYASNSTTWAPWLRTVAGVRADRYSFDVDSDNAANSGKVDASINSPKFTAIFTPGKHAEVYLNWGRGFHSNDARGITGTVDPRTGLAVDADGAAIERATPLVKATGKEAGLRLVGLVPGLQTTLAAWQLDLDSELIFIGDAGTTEAGRPSRRHGVELTNFYSPAKDWIIDANLAWSHARFRDHDPAGDFIPGSISRTASVGVSGEAGPWSGGMRLRYFGPRALVEDDSVRSPSSTLVNMKLGYQLAANLKLTVEVLNLLNRRVSDIDYYYESQLPGEAAPVADIHTHPGEMRTLRAGLAWRF is encoded by the coding sequence ATGAAAACCACACCACGCATCCCCCACCCACTGCGGCTGCTGCCGGCTATGCTGTTGGCCGCCCTGCCCGCGCTAGCCCATGCCATCGCCGACGACAACCAGCCCGTCCAGCCAGTGCAGCAAATTGAAGTCTCGGCCAGCCTGATCCCGCTCGGCGTGGCCGATTCCGCCAACCAGGGCACGGTCACCGCCAAGCAGCTGGAAAATCGCCCGCTGCTGCGCACCGGCGAACTGCTCGAAGCGGTGCCGGGCCTGATCGTCACCCAGCATGCCGGCGACGGCAAGGCCAACCAGTATTTTGCGCGCGGCTTCAATCTCGATCACGGCACCGACTTCCGCACCACTGTGATGGGCATGCCGGTCAACCTGCCCACCAACGCCCACGGCCAGGGCTACTCGGACCTGAACTTCGTGATCCCGGAACTGATCAGCACCATCCAGTACAAAAAGGGCACTTATTATGCCGAGGAAGGCGATTTTTCCGCCGCCGGCGCCGCCGCTTTCGACTACGTTAAACAGCTCGATCAAGGCTTGCTGAGCGTGGAAGCGGGCCAGCACCGTTTTCACCGCGCACTGGTGGCCAACTCCACGCCGCTGGCCGGCGGCGCCCTGCTCTACGCGCTCGAGCGCGCCGGCCAGGACGGCCCGTGGGATACGCCCGAAGATTACCAGCGCACCAACGGCGTGCTGTCATATAGCTGGTCGCGCGGCGACGACGATGTGCGCGTGACCGCCATGGGCATGCACTCGTCGTGGAACTCCACCGACCAGGTGCCGCAGCGTGCGCTGGACGCCGGCCTGATCGGCCGCTACGGCGCGCTCGACCCCAGCGACGGCGGCGAGACCTCGCGTTACAGCCTGTCGGGCGACTGGACCCGCCAGTACGCCGACGGCCATGGCCATGTCGGCGCCTACTTCATCAAGTCGCGCCTGGACCTGTACAGCAATTTCACATATGTGCTGGACGACCCCGAACACGGCGACCAGTACCAACAGGCCGAGAGCCGGCAAATCCTGGGCCTGAACGCCGAGCGCACCTGGCAGCACAAGCTGGGACCTTTCGCGTCGGAGACCGCCATCGGCGTGCAGCTGCGCCAGGACCGCCTGTCTCCGGTGGGCCTGTACCTGAGCGAGCAAAAGCGCCGCCTGTCCACCGTGCGCGAGGATGAAGTAAAAGAGCGCAGCGGCGCGCTGTACGCGTCCAACAGCACCACGTGGGCGCCATGGCTGCGCACCGTGGCCGGCGTGCGCGCCGACCGCTACAGCTTTGACGTGGACAGCGATAACGCTGCCAACTCGGGCAAGGTCGACGCCAGCATCAACAGCCCGAAATTCACCGCCATTTTCACACCGGGCAAACACGCCGAGGTGTACCTGAACTGGGGCCGTGGCTTCCACAGCAACGACGCGCGCGGCATCACCGGCACCGTCGATCCCAGGACCGGCCTGGCGGTGGACGCCGACGGCGCCGCCATCGAACGCGCCACGCCGCTGGTCAAGGCCACCGGCAAGGAAGCGGGCCTGCGCCTGGTGGGCCTGGTACCAGGCCTGCAAACCACCCTCGCCGCGTGGCAGCTCGACCTCGATTCGGAACTGATCTTCATCGGCGACGCCGGTACCACCGAAGCGGGCCGTCCCAGCCGCCGCCACGGCGTGGAGCTGACCAATTTCTACTCGCCGGCCAAGGACTGGATCATCGACGCCAACCTGGCCTGGTCGCACGCGCGCTTCCGCGATCACGATCCGGCCGGCGACTTCATCCCCGGCTCGATCAGCCGCACCGCATCCGTCGGCGTATCGGGCGAAGCGGGTCCATGGTCGGGCGGCATGCGGCTGCGCTACTTCGGCCCGCGCGCGCTGGTGGAGGACGACTCGGTGCGTTCGCCGTCGTCCACGCTGGTTAACATGAAGCTCGGCTACCAGCTGGCGGCCAACCTGAAGCTGACGGTGGAGGTACTCAACCTGCTGAACCGGCGCGTGAGCGACATCGATTACTACTACGAATCGCAACTGCCGGGCGAGGCGGCGCCGGTCGCAGATATTCATACCCATCCGGGCGAGATGCGCACGCTGCGGGCAGGACTGGCATGGCGGTTTTAG
- a CDS encoding bifunctional aconitate hydratase 2/2-methylisocitrate dehydratase encodes MLAAYRQHVAERASLGIPALPLSAAQTSDLVELLKHPPAGEEQFLVDLITNRVPAGVDDAAKVKCAFLASVAKGAETSPLVSRELATKLLGTMLGGFNIKPMIDLLDDPVVGAIAAEGLKKTLLMFDYFHDVKELADQGSARAKEVLQSWADAEWFTSRPEVPQSLTITVFKVTGETNTDDLSPAPDATTRPDIPLHALAMLKNPRPGINPEEPGKIGPLKQLEALKAKGHLVAYVGDVVGTGSSRKSATNSVLWFTGEDIPFIPNKRFGGVCLGTKIAPIFYNTMEDAGALPIELDVTQMEMGDVVELRPYDGKALKDGVVISEFTVKSPVLFDEVRAGGRIPLIIGRGLTTKAREALGLPASTLFRLPQNPVDSGRGFSLAQKMVGRACGLPEGEGIRPGTYCEPKMTTVGSQDTTGPMTRDELKDLACLGFSADLVMQSFCHTAAYPKVVDVKMHRELPTFIENRGGVALRPGDGVIHSWLNRLLMPDTVGTGGDSHTRFPIGISFPAGSGLVAFAAATGVMPLDMPESVLVRFKGTMQPGVTLRDLVNAIPLYAIRQGMLTVDKKGKKNIFSGRILEIEGLPQLKVEQAFELSDASAERSAAGCTVHLDKEPIIEYMTSNITLMKWMIANGYLDQRTLERRIKAMQAWLDKPELLAPDADAEYAAVIEIDLADIHEPIVACPNDPDDVKTLSDVAGAKIDDVFVGSCMTNIGHFRAASKVLEGKSDIPVRLWIAPPTKMDQQVLTTEGHYGTLGRTGARMEMPGCSLCMGNQAQIRKGATVMSTSTRNFPNRLGIETNVYLGSAELASVCSLLGRIPTREEYMLHTGVLDANSADIYRYMNFDKIEEFSAVADTVKVA; translated from the coding sequence ATGCTAGCTGCCTACCGCCAGCACGTCGCTGAACGTGCATCCCTCGGGATCCCTGCGTTGCCTTTGTCCGCCGCTCAAACGTCGGACCTGGTCGAACTCCTGAAGCATCCGCCAGCCGGCGAAGAACAGTTCCTGGTCGACCTGATCACCAACCGCGTACCGGCTGGCGTCGACGATGCCGCCAAGGTCAAGTGCGCGTTCCTGGCCAGCGTGGCCAAGGGTGCGGAAACCTCGCCGCTGGTCTCGCGCGAGCTGGCCACCAAGCTCCTTGGCACCATGCTCGGCGGCTTCAACATCAAGCCGATGATCGACCTGCTCGACGATCCGGTCGTCGGCGCCATCGCTGCCGAAGGCCTGAAAAAGACCTTGCTGATGTTCGATTACTTCCACGACGTCAAGGAGCTGGCCGACCAGGGCAGTGCGCGCGCCAAGGAAGTGCTGCAATCGTGGGCCGACGCCGAGTGGTTCACCTCGCGTCCGGAAGTACCGCAAAGCCTGACCATCACCGTGTTCAAGGTCACCGGCGAAACCAATACCGACGACCTGTCGCCGGCGCCGGACGCCACCACCCGTCCAGACATTCCGCTGCACGCGCTGGCGATGCTGAAGAACCCGCGTCCGGGCATCAACCCGGAAGAACCGGGCAAGATCGGGCCATTGAAACAGCTCGAAGCCTTGAAAGCCAAGGGCCACCTGGTCGCCTACGTCGGTGACGTGGTCGGTACCGGTTCGTCGCGCAAGTCCGCCACCAACTCGGTGCTGTGGTTCACCGGCGAAGACATTCCGTTCATCCCGAACAAGCGCTTCGGCGGCGTGTGCCTGGGCACCAAGATCGCCCCGATCTTCTACAACACCATGGAAGACGCCGGCGCGCTGCCGATCGAACTCGATGTCACCCAAATGGAAATGGGCGACGTGGTCGAACTGCGTCCATACGACGGCAAGGCACTCAAGGATGGCGTCGTGATCTCCGAGTTCACCGTCAAGTCGCCGGTGCTGTTCGACGAAGTGCGCGCCGGTGGCCGTATCCCGCTGATCATCGGCCGTGGTCTGACCACCAAGGCACGCGAAGCGCTGGGTCTGCCCGCATCGACCCTGTTCCGCCTGCCGCAAAATCCGGTCGACAGCGGCCGTGGCTTCTCGCTGGCGCAAAAAATGGTCGGCCGCGCCTGCGGTCTGCCCGAAGGCGAGGGCATTCGTCCTGGCACTTACTGCGAACCGAAGATGACCACCGTGGGCTCGCAAGACACCACCGGTCCGATGACCCGCGACGAGCTGAAAGACCTGGCCTGCCTGGGCTTCTCGGCCGACCTGGTGATGCAGTCGTTCTGCCACACCGCCGCCTATCCGAAAGTGGTGGACGTCAAGATGCACCGCGAACTGCCGACCTTTATCGAAAACCGTGGCGGCGTGGCCCTGCGTCCGGGCGACGGCGTGATCCACTCGTGGCTCAACCGCCTCCTGATGCCCGACACCGTCGGCACCGGCGGCGACTCGCACACCCGCTTCCCGATCGGTATCTCGTTCCCGGCCGGCTCGGGCCTGGTGGCGTTTGCCGCAGCGACCGGCGTGATGCCGCTCGATATGCCGGAATCGGTGCTGGTGCGCTTCAAGGGCACCATGCAGCCGGGCGTGACGCTGCGCGACCTGGTCAACGCGATTCCGCTGTACGCGATCCGCCAGGGCATGCTCACGGTGGACAAGAAGGGCAAGAAGAACATCTTCTCGGGCCGTATCCTGGAAATCGAAGGCCTGCCGCAGCTCAAAGTGGAACAGGCGTTCGAGCTGTCCGACGCGTCGGCCGAGCGCTCCGCTGCCGGCTGCACCGTACACCTCGATAAAGAGCCGATCATCGAGTACATGACCTCGAACATCACCTTGATGAAGTGGATGATCGCCAACGGCTACCTCGACCAGCGCACGCTGGAGCGCCGCATCAAGGCTATGCAAGCCTGGCTGGACAAGCCGGAACTGCTGGCGCCGGACGCCGACGCCGAATACGCTGCCGTCATCGAGATCGACCTGGCCGACATCCATGAGCCGATCGTGGCCTGCCCGAACGACCCCGACGACGTGAAGACGCTGTCGGACGTGGCCGGTGCCAAGATCGACGACGTGTTCGTCGGTTCGTGCATGACCAACATCGGCCACTTCCGCGCCGCCTCGAAAGTCCTGGAAGGCAAATCGGACATCCCGGTACGCCTGTGGATCGCGCCGCCGACCAAGATGGACCAGCAGGTGCTGACCACCGAAGGCCACTACGGCACCCTGGGCCGCACCGGCGCGCGCATGGAAATGCCGGGCTGCTCGCTGTGCATGGGTAACCAGGCGCAGATCCGCAAGGGCGCCACCGTGATGTCGACGTCGACGCGCAACTTCCCGAACCGCCTCGGTATCGAAACCAATGTGTACCTCGGTTCGGCCGAACTGGCCTCGGTGTGTTCGCTGCTGGGCCGCATCCCGACCCGCGAAGAGTACATGCTGCACACCGGCGTGCTCGACGCGAATTCGGCCGACATCTACCGCTACATGAACTTCGACAAGATCGAGGAATTCAGCGCGGTGGCCGATACGGTGAAGGTGGCTTAA
- a CDS encoding type II toxin-antitoxin system TacA family antitoxin, whose amino-acid sequence MNAPESSDRITNRIPQSITLKIQEAAELTGSTVNQFMVQASLEKAEKIIDREKFIQFSENDAAVIINLLDNRSKPNAALVRAFERFQQREIENGNQSGPAGELPPGQKV is encoded by the coding sequence ATGAATGCACCGGAAAGCAGCGACCGCATTACCAACCGCATTCCGCAATCCATCACCTTAAAAATTCAGGAAGCGGCGGAACTAACTGGATCGACCGTGAATCAATTCATGGTCCAGGCATCGCTTGAAAAAGCCGAGAAGATTATCGACCGGGAAAAATTCATCCAGTTCTCGGAAAATGACGCTGCAGTGATCATCAACCTGCTTGATAACCGTTCCAAACCCAATGCTGCCCTGGTGCGAGCGTTTGAAAGATTTCAGCAAAGGGAAATTGAAAATGGCAACCAGAGTGGTCCCGCTGGAGAGCTCCCACCAGGCCAAAAAGTTTGA
- a CDS encoding efflux transporter outer membrane subunit: MIPTRPLIALAAACIVTGCATAPAVGPDYARPDLQLPQRYLAQSAEPVGDLSAWWRGFDDRQLDQLVTLALAQNLDLAQASARVAQARAGLGAAQAALLPSANVNAQAARAYQSVETPLGQVANAQPGFDRYGSAYEANIGAGWEIDLFGGLRRGREAALAEYQASAAGAAATRLAVAAQTADTYITLRGLQARLEVARKQVRTQEGLLATLNLLLGKGLVPELQVRQVEGALAQVRSSVPVLEAAQDTAMNALDVMLGSAPGTHRAQLLAASAIPVAPAITATGTPGDLLRRRPDLIVAERRLAASHARIGVAIAEFYPKFSLSGMIGSATAISGGNLFTNDASQASAMLGLRWRLFDFGRINAQIDQARGQEAEALAAYRQSALRATADVENALTDMQQRHRQAATLEQGVQAWQQARQASFAAYQKGVVSLIEVLQADDKLLQASDMRVQAQAEAARAAVAAFKALGGGWQPAQNDGAVAALARR, translated from the coding sequence ATGATCCCGACCCGACCATTGATCGCGCTGGCGGCAGCCTGCATTGTGACAGGCTGCGCCACCGCTCCGGCCGTGGGGCCCGACTATGCGCGCCCCGACCTGCAACTGCCGCAGCGCTACCTGGCACAGTCCGCCGAGCCGGTGGGCGACCTGTCCGCATGGTGGCGCGGCTTCGACGATCGGCAACTCGATCAGCTGGTCACGCTGGCGCTGGCGCAAAATCTCGACCTGGCGCAGGCGTCTGCCCGCGTGGCGCAGGCGCGCGCGGGCCTCGGCGCCGCCCAGGCGGCGCTGCTGCCGTCGGCGAACGTGAATGCCCAGGCGGCGCGCGCGTACCAGTCGGTGGAAACGCCGCTGGGCCAGGTGGCCAATGCGCAGCCGGGTTTCGACCGTTACGGCAGCGCCTACGAGGCGAACATCGGCGCCGGCTGGGAAATCGACCTGTTCGGCGGATTGCGGCGCGGGCGCGAGGCAGCGCTGGCCGAGTACCAGGCGTCCGCCGCCGGCGCGGCCGCCACCCGGCTGGCGGTGGCTGCGCAGACGGCCGACACGTATATCACCTTGCGCGGCCTGCAGGCGCGCCTCGAAGTCGCCCGCAAGCAGGTGCGCACACAGGAGGGCTTGCTGGCCACCCTCAATCTGTTGCTGGGCAAGGGCCTGGTGCCGGAACTGCAAGTGCGCCAGGTGGAGGGCGCGCTGGCGCAGGTGCGCTCGTCGGTGCCGGTGCTGGAAGCGGCGCAGGACACCGCCATGAATGCGCTCGACGTGATGCTGGGCAGCGCGCCCGGTACGCATCGCGCGCAACTGCTAGCAGCATCCGCCATTCCGGTCGCGCCGGCCATCACGGCCACTGGCACCCCCGGCGACCTGCTGCGCCGCCGCCCCGACCTGATCGTGGCCGAGCGCCGGCTGGCCGCATCGCATGCGCGCATCGGCGTGGCGATTGCCGAGTTCTATCCGAAGTTTTCGCTCAGCGGCATGATTGGCAGCGCCACCGCCATCTCGGGCGGCAACCTGTTTACCAATGACGCCAGCCAGGCGTCGGCCATGCTGGGCCTGCGCTGGCGCCTGTTCGACTTCGGCCGCATCAACGCCCAGATCGACCAGGCGCGCGGGCAGGAAGCCGAAGCGCTGGCGGCCTACCGCCAGTCCGCGCTGCGCGCCACGGCCGACGTGGAAAATGCGTTGACCGACATGCAGCAGCGCCACCGCCAGGCCGCCACGCTCGAGCAGGGCGTGCAGGCGTGGCAGCAGGCGCGCCAGGCGTCGTTTGCCGCGTACCAGAAGGGCGTGGTGAGCCTGATCGAGGTGCTGCAAGCGGACGACAAGCTGCTGCAGGCGTCCGATATGCGGGTGCAGGCGCAGGCCGAGGCGGCGCGCGCGGCGGTGGCGGCGTTCAAGGCGCTTGGCGGCGGCTGGCAGCCAGCGCAGAATGATGGCGCAGTTGCCGCCCTGGCGCGGCGTTGA
- a CDS encoding TetR/AcrR family transcriptional regulator gives MTIATINHGPARGPADHDVRDQIVTAATAHFRLYGYEKTTVSDLAKAIGFSKAYIYKFFESKQAIGEQICATCLLEIETDVRAAVDSADGAPEKLRRLFKTIVASSMRLFFEDRKLFDIASSAASERWDSARRYELRIQGLLTDILRLGRENEDFERKTPLDETASAIYLVLRPYLNPLLLQYSFDSVDHAPAQLASLVLRSLSR, from the coding sequence ATGACTATTGCAACCATCAACCATGGCCCGGCCCGGGGCCCCGCCGACCACGACGTGCGCGACCAGATCGTCACCGCCGCCACCGCCCACTTCCGCCTGTATGGCTACGAGAAGACCACGGTTTCCGACCTGGCCAAGGCGATCGGCTTTTCCAAGGCCTATATCTACAAGTTCTTCGAATCGAAGCAGGCCATCGGCGAACAGATTTGCGCCACCTGCCTGCTCGAGATCGAGACCGATGTGCGCGCTGCCGTGGACAGCGCCGACGGCGCGCCCGAGAAGCTGCGCCGCCTGTTCAAGACCATCGTGGCCTCGAGCATGCGGCTGTTCTTCGAAGACCGCAAGCTGTTCGACATCGCCTCCTCGGCCGCCTCGGAGCGCTGGGATTCCGCGCGGCGCTACGAGCTGCGCATCCAGGGCCTGCTGACCGACATCCTGCGCCTGGGCCGCGAGAACGAAGACTTCGAGCGCAAGACGCCGCTGGACGAAACCGCCAGCGCCATCTATCTGGTGCTGCGGCCATACCTGAACCCGCTGCTGCTGCAATACAGCTTCGACTCGGTCGACCATGCCCCCGCCCAGTTAGCGAGCCTGGTCCTGCGCAGCTTATCAAGATAA
- a CDS encoding efflux RND transporter periplasmic adaptor subunit — protein sequence MPRRLVASTALSAAFLAVCLPVLLLAGCGKPPPSDPRTEAPLVRTTMLTEAARGARAFTGTVAARVQSEPGFRVAGKVLERLVDTGQQVKRGQVLMRIDPIDLKLAATAQLEAVAAARARAQQTAQDEARYRDLRGTGAISAAAYDQVAAAADAATAQLKAAEAQAEVARNASRYAELVADADGIVMDTLAEPGQVVAAGQPVLRLARAGSREAVIALPETLRPRLGSTGLATLFGQSAQAVPARLRQLSDTADRATRTYEARYVLEGALAAAPLGATVTIELADAASATATPTAAAYTTADAKSATPADARADTQTVRAWSVPMGALHDAGKGPGVWLIQGQPAKVTWRPVAVQRLGDDVAFVTGPFKSGERIVALGAHLLREGETVRLAAEPAPARAAAAAATPAATAGAPASAAAATTTGASQ from the coding sequence ATGCCTCGCCGCCTCGTCGCCTCCACTGCCCTCTCCGCAGCCTTCCTTGCTGTCTGCCTGCCCGTTTTGCTGCTGGCCGGCTGCGGCAAACCTCCTCCCTCCGATCCGCGTACCGAAGCGCCGCTGGTGCGCACCACCATGCTCACTGAAGCGGCGCGCGGCGCGCGCGCGTTCACTGGCACCGTCGCCGCCCGCGTGCAGAGCGAACCGGGGTTCCGGGTGGCCGGCAAGGTCCTCGAACGGCTGGTCGATACTGGCCAGCAGGTCAAGCGCGGCCAGGTCCTGATGCGGATCGATCCGATCGACCTGAAACTGGCTGCCACCGCCCAGCTGGAAGCGGTCGCCGCAGCCCGCGCACGCGCCCAGCAAACCGCGCAAGACGAGGCGCGCTACCGCGACCTGCGCGGCACCGGCGCCATTTCCGCCGCCGCCTACGACCAGGTGGCCGCGGCGGCAGACGCCGCGACAGCGCAATTGAAGGCAGCCGAGGCCCAGGCCGAAGTGGCGCGCAACGCCAGCCGCTACGCCGAACTGGTGGCCGACGCCGACGGCATCGTCATGGACACCCTGGCCGAACCGGGCCAGGTGGTGGCCGCCGGCCAGCCGGTGCTGCGCCTGGCGCGCGCCGGCAGCCGCGAAGCCGTGATCGCGCTGCCCGAAACCTTGCGTCCGCGACTCGGTTCGACCGGGCTGGCCACGCTGTTCGGCCAGAGCGCTCAAGCTGTACCCGCGCGCCTGCGCCAGCTGTCCGACACCGCCGACCGCGCCACCCGCACCTACGAAGCACGATATGTTCTCGAAGGCGCGCTCGCTGCCGCGCCGCTGGGCGCGACGGTGACCATCGAGCTTGCCGATGCGGCGTCGGCCACCGCGACACCAACAGCCGCAGCCTATACCACGGCCGACGCGAAATCCGCCACGCCCGCGGACGCCCGTGCCGACACCCAAACCGTTCGCGCCTGGTCGGTGCCGATGGGCGCCCTGCACGATGCCGGCAAGGGCCCGGGCGTGTGGCTGATCCAGGGCCAGCCGGCCAAGGTCACGTGGCGGCCGGTGGCCGTGCAGCGCCTCGGTGACGACGTCGCCTTTGTGACCGGCCCGTTCAAGTCCGGCGAGCGTATCGTGGCGCTGGGCGCGCACCTGCTGCGGGAGGGCGAAACAGTCAGGCTGGCGGCAGAACCAGCGCCGGCCAGGGCGGCAGCGGCAGCAGCTACACCGGCAGCGACGGCCGGTGCGCCGGCATCGGCAGCAGCAGCCACCACCACCGGAGCCAGCCAATGA